A genomic stretch from Pseudomonas sp. MUP55 includes:
- a CDS encoding DUF1656 domain-containing protein, translated as MIGDLDISGVFLPTLLVLMGITYVLFLVVHGLLTRMHFYRLVWHRALFNVGLYALLLGAVDSLSRYLMT; from the coding sequence ATGATCGGTGACCTGGATATCAGCGGTGTCTTCCTGCCCACGCTGCTGGTGCTGATGGGCATTACGTATGTGTTGTTTCTGGTGGTGCACGGGTTGTTGACGCGCATGCACTTCTATCGCCTGGTCTGGCACCGGGCATTGTTCAATGTGGGGCTCTACGCGCTGTTGCTGGGCGCGGTGGACTCACTCAGTCGATACCTGATGACATGA
- a CDS encoding efflux RND transporter periplasmic adaptor subunit, whose translation MKKPFLTIGRVVLTLLIVSFAVVVVWRMVMYYMFAPWTRDGHIRADIVQIAPDVSGLIQRVDVRDNQLVTKGQVLFAVDQDRFKLALRQAQAAVADRQETLAQAQREYKRNRGLGNLVPSEQLEESQSRVARAQSALAEAQVTVDSAQLNLDRSVIRSPVDGYVNDRAPRTQEFVTAGRPVLSVVDSNSFHIDGYFEETKLDGIRVGMGVDIRVIGDNARLHGHVQSIVAGIEDRDRSSGSNLLPNVNPAFSWVRLAQRIPVRIAFDDVPADFRMIAGRTATVSIIDDKANDGAQP comes from the coding sequence ATGAAAAAACCTTTTTTGACCATCGGCCGTGTAGTCCTGACGTTGCTGATCGTGAGTTTCGCGGTCGTCGTTGTGTGGCGCATGGTCATGTACTACATGTTCGCCCCCTGGACCCGCGACGGGCACATCCGCGCCGACATCGTGCAGATCGCCCCGGACGTGTCCGGGCTGATCCAGCGGGTGGACGTGCGCGACAACCAGTTGGTGACCAAGGGCCAGGTGCTGTTCGCCGTCGACCAGGACCGCTTCAAGCTGGCCCTGCGTCAGGCCCAGGCCGCCGTGGCCGATCGCCAGGAAACCCTGGCCCAGGCCCAGCGTGAGTACAAGCGTAACCGTGGCCTGGGCAACCTGGTGCCCAGCGAGCAACTGGAAGAAAGCCAGTCCCGCGTGGCCCGTGCCCAGTCAGCCCTGGCCGAGGCGCAAGTGACAGTGGACTCGGCGCAGCTCAACCTCGACCGCTCAGTGATCCGCAGCCCGGTGGACGGCTACGTCAACGACCGCGCGCCGCGCACCCAGGAATTCGTCACCGCCGGGCGCCCGGTGCTGTCGGTGGTGGACAGCAATTCCTTCCATATCGACGGCTACTTCGAAGAAACCAAGCTCGACGGCATCCGCGTCGGCATGGGCGTGGACATCCGCGTGATCGGCGACAACGCCCGTCTGCATGGGCATGTGCAAAGCATCGTCGCCGGTATCGAAGACCGCGACCGCAGCAGCGGCTCCAACCTGCTGCCCAACGTCAACCCGGCGTTCAGCTGGGTGCGCCTGGCCCAGCGGATTCCCGTGCGTATCGCCTTTGACGATGTGCCGGCGGACTTTCGCATGATCGCCGGGCGGACGGCGACGGTGTCGATCATCGACGACAAGGCCAATGACGGAGCCCAGCCATGA